From the Leptospira sp. WS60.C2 genome, one window contains:
- a CDS encoding response regulator: protein MQAGIGPTGRPYQILIAENSKFQSKQLQQILESEGFKIIGIAETGKELLKLYKENRQQIDLVTIEIFLPEVDGYAAFWDMKEMGVLPRILFISEENTPSVIKALLENGAMDYIVKPIKREKILEKIKETLIKIPKV, encoded by the coding sequence ATGCAAGCAGGCATAGGACCCACAGGTAGACCGTATCAGATTCTCATTGCGGAGAATTCCAAATTTCAGTCCAAACAACTCCAACAGATTTTGGAATCAGAAGGTTTCAAAATCATTGGAATCGCCGAAACTGGAAAAGAACTTTTGAAGTTGTACAAGGAAAATCGCCAACAAATTGACCTTGTGACGATTGAAATCTTTTTGCCAGAAGTGGATGGCTATGCCGCATTTTGGGATATGAAGGAGATGGGAGTTTTACCAAGGATTCTATTCATCTCGGAAGAAAACACTCCGTCTGTCATCAAAGCGTTATTAGAAAATGGTGCGATGGACTATATCGTTAAACCAATCAAACGAGAAAAGATTCTAGAAAAAATCAAAGAAACTCTCATTAAGATTCCCAAAGTATAA
- a CDS encoding bifunctional nuclease domain-containing protein, producing the protein MEFYEVKISDISLTNVGFAVFLRPKDSEDKRVVPIFIGPLETHSITTVIDGTKPPRPMTHDLMLYMLTSLGATVLKITIEEIIDSTFYAKVQLRRDEEIITLDARPSDSIALALRANAPIYIAKSVLDETGIIMKEDEIQGENVSSEKKIQALPKSNLQILEETLENALKTEDYETAAKIRDQIKKLIENS; encoded by the coding sequence ATGGAGTTTTATGAAGTAAAAATTTCTGATATCAGCCTGACCAATGTTGGTTTTGCCGTTTTTTTACGCCCAAAAGATTCTGAAGATAAACGAGTGGTTCCCATCTTCATTGGACCGCTTGAAACTCATTCCATCACAACAGTCATCGATGGCACAAAACCTCCTCGTCCGATGACCCATGATTTAATGTTGTATATGCTCACCTCCCTCGGAGCAACTGTTCTCAAAATCACGATTGAAGAAATCATAGACAGCACCTTCTATGCCAAGGTGCAACTTCGCCGAGATGAAGAAATCATCACACTGGATGCAAGGCCCTCCGATTCCATTGCACTTGCTTTAAGAGCAAATGCTCCCATCTATATCGCTAAATCAGTGTTAGATGAAACTGGTATCATTATGAAGGAAGATGAAATCCAAGGAGAAAATGTTTCCTCAGAGAAAAAAATCCAAGCTCTTCCTAAATCCAATTTGCAAATTTTAGAAGAAACTTTGGAAAACGCACTTAAAACCGAAGATTACGAAACCGCTGCTAAGATCCGCGACCAAATCAAAAAACTCATCGAAAATAGTTGA
- a CDS encoding MFS transporter, with protein sequence MSQSPKKIQFILFLIVFTDMMGFSLLFPLFPKTLEFFLAKGDDVLFRMFYSSAHLLSFGGEQKYTFVLFGGILGSIYSFLQFLAAPVWGRLSDHSGRRAILLLTTVGNTLGYLLWLFSSQFWLFVLSRVITGIMGGNLSVASAAMADQTDEKSRAAGMGFLGAGIGLGFVMGPLLGGISSQWTFLDSFYQEGSFVIFPASAFFAILVSLVSMVLVYLFLPTTRPETVPEKEIHPFLSLKKIESRNLVRISLLNLLFVLSFSGFEFVVNFFLSDTFQFSPKQIGFTFLYIGIIIILVQGGVVRRLSGKMSEKRISLYGGIIVVLGMALLVWIGSTFSGLLVSLFFLALGSALVNPGLSSFASLESGKGDLGRSLGLFRSFGSLGRAISPIVFSLLYFQKGPSFAFLVSFLLLCVFTILLSQQNERST encoded by the coding sequence ATGAGTCAGTCTCCTAAAAAAATCCAATTCATTTTATTCTTAATTGTTTTTACAGATATGATGGGATTTTCCCTTTTGTTTCCGCTATTTCCGAAAACCTTAGAATTTTTTTTGGCAAAGGGTGATGATGTTTTATTTCGAATGTTTTATTCTTCTGCCCATCTACTCTCATTTGGTGGAGAACAAAAATACACCTTCGTTCTGTTTGGTGGAATTTTAGGTAGCATCTATAGTTTTTTACAATTTCTAGCGGCACCTGTTTGGGGAAGATTGTCCGATCATTCAGGAAGGCGTGCCATTTTACTTCTGACTACTGTTGGCAATACATTAGGGTATCTACTTTGGTTATTTTCCTCTCAGTTTTGGTTGTTTGTTTTAAGTCGTGTCATCACAGGCATCATGGGAGGAAACTTGTCAGTAGCTTCTGCTGCCATGGCGGACCAAACGGATGAAAAATCCAGAGCAGCAGGAATGGGTTTTTTAGGCGCAGGAATTGGGCTTGGTTTTGTCATGGGACCACTCCTCGGTGGCATCAGCTCCCAATGGACTTTTTTAGATTCCTTTTATCAGGAAGGAAGTTTTGTGATCTTTCCTGCTTCTGCTTTTTTTGCGATCCTTGTCTCTCTTGTTTCGATGGTGCTCGTGTATCTTTTTTTACCAACGACTCGACCGGAAACCGTTCCTGAGAAAGAAATCCATCCTTTCTTATCACTTAAAAAAATTGAGTCTCGCAATTTGGTGCGAATTTCCTTACTCAATTTGTTATTCGTTTTGAGTTTCTCGGGATTCGAATTTGTGGTGAATTTTTTTCTTTCGGATACCTTTCAGTTTTCGCCGAAACAAATTGGATTCACTTTCTTATACATTGGAATCATCATCATACTCGTGCAAGGTGGTGTAGTGAGACGGCTGTCTGGTAAAATGTCAGAAAAACGTATCTCACTCTATGGGGGAATCATCGTTGTTTTGGGGATGGCCCTTCTTGTTTGGATTGGCTCAACCTTTTCTGGTCTTTTGGTTTCTTTGTTTTTTCTGGCACTCGGAAGTGCTCTTGTCAATCCAGGCCTTTCCTCCTTTGCGTCACTTGAGAGTGGAAAAGGAGATCTAGGCCGCTCTCTTGGACTCTTTCGCAGTTTTGGATCTTTGGGGAGAGCGATCTCTCCTATTGTTTTTTCCTTACTGTATTTTCAGAAAGGACCTAGTTTTGCGTTTCTTGTCTCGTTCCTACTTCTCTGTGTGTTTACAATTTTGTTAAGCCAACAAAACGAACGTTCTACTTAA
- a CDS encoding aminotransferase class I/II-fold pyridoxal phosphate-dependent enzyme: protein MEPREFFIEDRLERYRLKAFCNLGESGLSHFTMEEMLSMAGLTWKDLSQIPMYDAPNQGSLALRSTIADLYPGVSPDEVLVTTGTGEALYIAFQLLVRPQTKLALIWPAFQALYEIPKMLGAEIIPVAAESAFHASVWKRIDADLYVINHPHNPTGSTFSQLEWDALLQEFQSQKKTVLFDEHYRFLPKGGGMGKTGVHPKHRFYGTGSFTKCFGVTGLRVGWLIADAEFIKRARSFKDYLTHTVNPIAERIALGLLKEKDSFLPVIQRRVQNNIDQFSLVWKDLPKTELFTSPEGGLVGWLQIQKGISSEEYADKLFERTGVFVLPGSNFEMEGYLRIGFGAKEDVFLEGIQRWKECRDLI from the coding sequence TTGGAACCAAGAGAATTTTTCATAGAAGACCGCCTCGAACGATACCGCCTAAAGGCATTTTGTAATCTGGGAGAAAGTGGCTTGTCTCACTTTACCATGGAGGAGATGCTTTCAATGGCAGGTCTCACTTGGAAAGATCTTTCCCAAATTCCGATGTATGACGCACCAAACCAGGGTTCACTTGCACTCAGGTCGACCATTGCGGATTTGTATCCTGGTGTGTCTCCTGACGAGGTGCTTGTCACTACGGGAACAGGAGAGGCCTTATACATTGCGTTTCAACTATTGGTAAGACCACAAACAAAATTGGCTTTAATTTGGCCTGCCTTCCAAGCTTTATATGAAATTCCAAAGATGCTAGGCGCCGAAATCATTCCCGTAGCAGCCGAGTCCGCGTTTCACGCTTCCGTTTGGAAGAGGATAGACGCAGACCTGTATGTGATCAATCATCCACACAACCCAACGGGTTCTACCTTTTCCCAGCTAGAGTGGGATGCATTATTACAAGAGTTCCAATCCCAAAAGAAAACCGTTCTTTTCGATGAACACTATCGTTTTTTACCAAAAGGGGGTGGGATGGGAAAAACAGGTGTACATCCAAAACACCGATTTTATGGGACGGGTTCTTTTACGAAATGTTTTGGTGTGACGGGACTTCGAGTGGGTTGGCTCATTGCGGATGCAGAGTTCATCAAACGAGCAAGATCGTTTAAGGATTATCTCACCCATACAGTAAACCCGATTGCCGAACGAATTGCACTGGGTCTTCTCAAAGAAAAAGATTCCTTTCTTCCTGTCATCCAAAGGCGAGTGCAAAACAATATCGATCAATTTAGTTTGGTATGGAAGGACTTACCCAAAACAGAATTGTTTACAAGTCCAGAAGGAGGCCTTGTTGGTTGGTTGCAAATCCAAAAGGGCATTTCTTCTGAGGAATATGCGGACAAACTGTTCGAACGGACGGGAGTATTTGTTTTGCCAGGTTCTAATTTTGAAATGGAAGGGTATCTTCGGATTGGATTTGGTGCCAAAGAAGATGTCTTTTTAGAGGGAATCCAAAGGTGGAAAGAATGTCGGGATCTCATCTAA
- a CDS encoding CBS domain-containing protein, giving the protein MSVKDILKDKASSVLSIEEDRNVLEATQMMVGAKVGSLIVTFQGKLVGIFTERDLMRVVAKDHANLDKIKLKDVMTTQLTVAGPDEDVDDILNNMIAKRFRHMPVLDGDKIIGLISIGDAVKTKLSKTQAEMHILREYMYGPH; this is encoded by the coding sequence ATGTCCGTAAAAGATATTCTCAAAGACAAAGCCTCCTCCGTTCTTTCCATCGAAGAAGATAGAAATGTATTGGAAGCCACTCAGATGATGGTGGGTGCCAAAGTAGGATCACTCATTGTGACCTTCCAAGGGAAACTCGTAGGCATTTTTACGGAACGGGATTTGATGCGTGTGGTAGCCAAAGACCATGCCAATTTGGATAAAATCAAATTAAAAGACGTGATGACGACACAACTCACAGTCGCAGGTCCTGATGAAGACGTGGATGATATTTTGAACAATATGATCGCCAAACGTTTTCGCCATATGCCAGTGCTTGATGGTGATAAAATCATCGGACTCATCTCCATTGGAGATGCTGTGAAAACAAAACTGAGTAAAACACAAGCGGAGATGCATATCCTCAGAGAGTATATGTATGGTCCTCACTAA
- a CDS encoding aspartate aminotransferase family protein: protein MSSETKTKFESIKELSDKYLLNTYNRYPVAFQYGVGEMIFDQDNKGYIDFLAGIAVSNLGHGEADLIEALRNQMDKLLHSSNLYYSEEQAKLAEVIIENSIPGKVFLCNSGTEANEAAFKLMRRHGINQNIDKPVILALHSSFHGRTLSAMSMTGNESVRNGFGDLAADIHFVEANNEDSLIQAFDQYGGSIAGIIMELIIGEGGVIPLTQSFVNLARKLTEETNSLLVFDEIQTGMGRTGKMFCFEHYGMYPDAFTLAKGLGSGFPIGALVVSKEYESVLEKGMHGSTFGGNHLACVAAYETFKIILSRNLLDHVSTISEQMFFRLKQMMESTGKIKVVRGRGLHIGVELFTESRPVVEECLKRGLVVNSTAGKVIRIIPPLILSIEKATEGLDILESVLKEMK, encoded by the coding sequence ATGAGTTCCGAAACCAAAACCAAATTTGAAAGTATCAAAGAACTATCTGACAAATACCTACTGAATACCTACAACAGGTATCCAGTTGCTTTCCAATATGGTGTGGGTGAGATGATCTTTGATCAAGATAACAAAGGTTATATTGATTTCTTAGCAGGTATCGCCGTATCCAATTTAGGTCATGGAGAAGCCGATCTCATCGAAGCCTTACGAAACCAAATGGACAAGCTCCTTCACTCTTCCAATTTATACTATTCGGAAGAGCAGGCAAAACTTGCTGAAGTCATTATCGAAAACAGTATCCCTGGAAAAGTATTTTTATGCAATTCAGGAACGGAAGCCAATGAAGCGGCTTTTAAGCTGATGCGTCGCCACGGAATCAACCAGAACATTGATAAACCAGTGATTTTGGCACTTCATTCCAGTTTTCATGGAAGGACATTATCAGCCATGTCCATGACTGGAAATGAATCGGTTCGTAATGGATTTGGCGATCTAGCAGCTGACATCCATTTTGTGGAAGCTAATAACGAGGATTCCCTCATCCAAGCCTTTGACCAATATGGTGGTTCCATTGCTGGGATCATCATGGAACTCATCATCGGTGAAGGTGGTGTGATTCCACTCACACAATCATTTGTGAATCTGGCTCGTAAACTTACCGAAGAAACCAATTCTCTCCTTGTTTTTGATGAGATCCAAACAGGAATGGGCCGCACAGGAAAAATGTTTTGTTTTGAACATTATGGAATGTATCCTGATGCATTCACTCTTGCAAAAGGTCTTGGTTCTGGTTTTCCCATTGGGGCACTCGTTGTTTCCAAAGAATACGAATCTGTATTGGAAAAAGGAATGCATGGTTCTACCTTTGGAGGAAACCACCTTGCTTGTGTGGCTGCCTACGAAACATTCAAAATCATTCTATCTCGAAACCTCCTCGATCATGTGAGCACCATCTCAGAACAAATGTTCTTTCGCTTAAAACAAATGATGGAATCCACAGGAAAGATCAAAGTTGTTCGAGGCCGTGGTCTTCATATCGGTGTAGAACTCTTTACGGAATCGAGGCCCGTTGTCGAAGAATGTTTGAAACGCGGTCTTGTCGTGAATAGCACCGCAGGAAAAGTCATTCGTATTATTCCTCCACTCATTCTCAGCATCGAAAAAGCAACAGAAGGATTGGATATTCTAGAATCAGTTTTAAAGGAAATGAAATGA
- a CDS encoding polyphenol oxidase family protein encodes MKQSVSVPYGKITFGTIGKNQLHDEKMGDRMFPKSAWDWFTYTKEIFSEIYPNPSYQVHSLQQVHGDSIEEIPLDADKKSFNEMKDGDGLFCIQEKQILVVRTADCVPVYLYSKKQPLVCMIHSGWKGTTLGITEKMIQSLLDQGYSIEELVMELGPYIQRSNYEVREDVANLFLELGPDVCYPKVDGKYLLDVGLAIERRVKRAFGDKLFVSNQKNEVFQSPLYFSHRAKEEGRNLNFILWES; translated from the coding sequence ATGAAACAATCTGTATCCGTTCCATATGGAAAGATAACCTTTGGCACGATCGGAAAGAATCAACTCCATGATGAGAAAATGGGAGACCGAATGTTTCCCAAATCAGCTTGGGATTGGTTTACTTATACGAAAGAGATTTTTTCTGAAATCTATCCAAATCCATCTTACCAGGTTCATAGTTTACAACAAGTTCATGGGGATTCCATTGAGGAGATTCCTTTAGATGCTGATAAAAAATCTTTCAATGAAATGAAAGATGGAGATGGGCTATTTTGTATACAAGAGAAACAAATTCTTGTTGTACGAACAGCGGACTGTGTTCCTGTGTATTTATATTCCAAAAAACAACCGTTAGTTTGTATGATTCATTCTGGTTGGAAGGGTACAACTTTAGGAATCACTGAAAAAATGATCCAATCTTTACTTGATCAGGGATATTCGATTGAAGAATTAGTGATGGAACTCGGTCCTTATATCCAAAGATCCAATTACGAAGTAAGAGAAGATGTCGCTAATTTATTTTTAGAATTAGGACCAGATGTATGTTATCCGAAGGTAGATGGGAAATATCTCTTAGATGTGGGTCTTGCAATTGAAAGAAGAGTGAAACGAGCATTTGGTGATAAGCTTTTCGTTAGTAATCAAAAGAATGAAGTATTCCAAAGCCCTCTTTACTTTAGTCACAGAGCTAAAGAAGAGGGAAGGAACTTAAATTTTATACTTTGGGAATCTTAA
- a CDS encoding phospho-sugar mutase, whose amino-acid sequence MLKPEDNILSWTKSPFSTEIQSEAKKAYEDWQKGITSELVDSYAHPLTFGTGGIRGKIGNGIGKMNLYTVGRAALGFLDYLKDTKENPSIVIAYDSRRLSKEFAELSAGIGATLGVTVHLFPKVTPTPLLSYAIRYYKASGGIVITASHNPPEYNGFKAYLADGGQLVPPDDALIIKRIGEIEDWSSIPMISKTDKVYKKYVKSVGSDCFKGYLKDLHKAKIQSKAKPKTRNNLKIVYSPLHGTGGEYMKEMLSFFGYKSVFLVPEQKKPDGEFPTVKYPNPEEKEALALCEFHAKKKKAEVFIATDPDADRLGVGVRKPDGEYEYLNGNQIGSIMAAYLSERKKDKGKVYHLVKTIVTTDLQEAIAKKNGIKIKNVLTGFKYIAEEMKQIEKKKNNLFLFGGEESYGYLPVPFVRDKDSLSSALLFVEILAEKGDLLSYLNEIYLQYGLYRESLYSLTLEGSSGQTKIKESIEALRKENLIGKQIGGRKVVGVLDYETQTVSGKSKTTVFQGMPKSNVIQVELEGNAKLTIRPSGTEPKVKVYSSFASLKKPKKSTEIPSLWESLGKEISLAEKEFLQLAGLL is encoded by the coding sequence ATGTTGAAACCAGAAGACAATATCCTATCTTGGACGAAATCACCTTTTTCTACAGAAATCCAATCTGAAGCCAAAAAGGCATATGAAGATTGGCAAAAAGGAATCACCTCGGAACTCGTAGATTCATACGCACACCCACTCACGTTTGGAACCGGGGGAATTCGAGGGAAAATTGGCAACGGAATCGGCAAGATGAACCTCTACACTGTGGGTCGTGCCGCCCTTGGTTTCTTAGATTATTTAAAAGACACAAAAGAAAATCCTTCTATTGTCATTGCCTATGATTCCAGAAGGTTATCCAAAGAATTTGCAGAACTCTCTGCTGGGATTGGTGCAACTCTCGGAGTCACAGTCCATTTGTTTCCGAAAGTCACACCCACACCTCTTCTTTCCTATGCCATTCGTTATTACAAGGCAAGTGGTGGGATTGTCATCACAGCGTCTCACAACCCACCCGAATACAACGGTTTCAAAGCCTACTTAGCTGACGGGGGACAACTCGTTCCGCCAGATGATGCACTCATCATCAAACGAATTGGAGAAATTGAAGATTGGTCTTCTATCCCAATGATTTCTAAAACAGACAAGGTTTATAAAAAATATGTAAAGTCTGTTGGATCAGATTGTTTCAAAGGTTATTTGAAAGACTTACACAAAGCGAAAATCCAATCCAAAGCAAAACCGAAAACTCGTAACAATCTAAAAATCGTCTACTCTCCGTTACATGGAACTGGTGGAGAGTATATGAAAGAGATGTTATCCTTTTTTGGATATAAATCTGTCTTCTTAGTTCCTGAGCAAAAAAAACCTGATGGTGAATTTCCTACGGTCAAATATCCAAACCCAGAAGAAAAAGAAGCTCTCGCCTTATGCGAGTTCCATGCCAAGAAGAAAAAGGCAGAAGTATTCATTGCGACAGACCCAGACGCGGACAGGTTGGGTGTGGGGGTGAGAAAACCAGATGGAGAATATGAATATCTGAATGGAAACCAAATTGGCTCCATTATGGCAGCTTATCTTTCCGAACGAAAAAAAGATAAAGGAAAGGTTTACCATCTAGTCAAAACCATCGTGACCACTGACTTACAAGAAGCCATTGCCAAAAAAAATGGAATCAAGATTAAAAATGTTCTCACTGGTTTTAAATATATTGCAGAAGAAATGAAACAAATTGAAAAAAAGAAAAACAATTTGTTTCTTTTTGGTGGAGAAGAATCCTATGGATACTTACCCGTACCTTTTGTACGAGATAAGGACTCCTTATCGAGTGCCCTTCTCTTTGTCGAAATCTTAGCAGAGAAAGGAGACCTACTCTCCTACCTGAATGAAATTTATCTCCAATATGGACTCTATCGTGAGAGTTTGTATTCACTCACCTTAGAAGGAAGTTCGGGACAAACCAAAATCAAAGAATCCATTGAAGCTTTGCGAAAAGAAAACTTAATCGGAAAACAAATCGGTGGCAGAAAGGTTGTGGGTGTTTTGGACTATGAAACACAAACGGTTTCGGGAAAAAGCAAAACCACCGTATTCCAAGGAATGCCAAAATCCAATGTAATCCAAGTGGAGCTAGAAGGAAATGCCAAACTCACGATCCGTCCTTCTGGAACAGAACCTAAGGTGAAAGTGTATTCTTCTTTTGCCTCTCTCAAAAAACCGAAAAAATCAACCGAGATTCCAAGTCTTTGGGAATCCCTTGGTAAAGAAATTTCCCTCGCAGAAAAAGAATTTTTACAATTAGCAGGCCTACTATGA
- a CDS encoding ribonuclease H-like domain-containing protein has protein sequence MSGSHLRQSLQLFSGIGEKKEKQLFGVGVYDWSSLLAYQRAANDPLLPILSVLEDRYEQLQRELEEANFTFFSKELPSLEYWRLWQHFPERFCFLDIETTGISDSSVTTVVSLFQNETIRTFERGKDLEFLFDSIDPEDILVTYNGRRFDIPFLEREFHYKVKNPQLDLMNLLHSIGIKGGLKKSEIQLGLVRPEAIAGMDGREAPLLWFSYQQTNNKEALDKLIAYNREDTKNLKLVLEKTIDLLTENRLF, from the coding sequence ATGTCGGGATCTCATCTAAGACAAAGTTTGCAACTTTTCTCTGGGATAGGAGAGAAAAAAGAAAAACAACTGTTTGGTGTTGGAGTCTATGATTGGTCTTCTTTACTTGCTTACCAAAGAGCTGCGAACGATCCTTTGTTACCAATTCTAAGTGTCTTAGAAGACCGATACGAACAACTGCAAAGAGAATTGGAAGAAGCCAATTTTACTTTTTTTTCGAAGGAACTACCTAGCCTTGAATACTGGAGGTTATGGCAACATTTTCCTGAGCGGTTTTGTTTTTTAGACATTGAAACGACAGGAATATCGGATTCGTCTGTGACCACCGTTGTGAGTTTGTTTCAGAACGAAACCATTCGCACGTTTGAACGGGGAAAAGATCTCGAATTTTTATTTGATTCCATTGATCCGGAAGACATCCTCGTTACCTACAATGGACGGCGATTCGACATTCCGTTTTTAGAAAGAGAATTCCATTACAAAGTGAAAAACCCACAACTGGATCTGATGAATCTTTTGCATTCGATTGGCATCAAAGGTGGTTTAAAAAAATCAGAAATCCAGTTGGGTCTTGTTCGTCCCGAAGCCATTGCAGGAATGGATGGAAGAGAGGCACCACTCCTTTGGTTTTCGTACCAACAGACAAACAACAAAGAAGCACTCGATAAATTAATTGCGTATAACAGAGAGGATACGAAAAATCTCAAACTCGTTTTAGAGAAAACAATTGATCTACTGACAGAAAACCGTTTGTTTTAG
- the hemW gene encoding radical SAM family heme chaperone HemW encodes MKQSTEETIWQVRNSFLGVYVHFPYCFKKCDYCDFYSEGIGGGPANDEFTLFSSYQKEVLERVSHFPNLRNKTVDTVFFGGGTPSKASVKLWDDFLNFLRSEFDFAKDTEISIEVNPEDLSPSLLESYAKIGINRVNVGVQTFHPKGLEFLGRHYEKEKYESLLTTLTESPIPRVGIDLMYGIPGVSETDFFSDLQVFLEAGLPHLSLYSLTLEKGTQYSRDVKDLKKSEPEEQLQSKILVTLPELMGKHGYRWYEVSNYAKPGFESRHNLKYWTFEPYLGIGPGAHGMIEGNRYGNPRNAKLYQRKTPSNQYEFVTPGSELSLTLFRLFSPFRYLEFIKTYLNPKSQERYIQTIHSWEKRGLCSISNGVFQWNKQALLLLDDLILEIAD; translated from the coding sequence ATGAAACAATCTACAGAAGAAACTATCTGGCAAGTCCGAAATTCCTTTTTAGGAGTGTATGTCCATTTTCCATATTGTTTCAAAAAATGTGATTATTGCGATTTTTATTCAGAAGGAATCGGAGGCGGGCCAGCTAACGACGAATTCACGCTATTTTCTTCCTATCAAAAAGAAGTTTTAGAACGAGTTTCCCATTTTCCAAATCTTAGAAATAAAACAGTGGATACTGTCTTTTTTGGAGGAGGAACTCCTTCGAAAGCCTCTGTTAAACTTTGGGATGATTTTTTAAATTTTCTCCGTTCTGAATTTGACTTTGCCAAGGACACAGAAATTTCCATCGAAGTAAATCCTGAGGACTTAAGCCCTTCTCTACTCGAATCCTACGCCAAAATTGGAATCAATCGTGTGAATGTAGGTGTCCAAACCTTCCATCCAAAAGGTTTGGAATTTTTGGGTAGGCATTATGAAAAAGAAAAATATGAGTCTCTCCTAACCACTCTCACAGAATCCCCCATTCCTAGGGTGGGGATTGATTTGATGTATGGGATTCCTGGTGTAAGTGAGACGGATTTTTTTTCAGACTTACAAGTATTTTTAGAAGCGGGCCTTCCTCATTTGAGTTTATACTCTCTCACTTTAGAAAAAGGGACACAATATTCCCGAGATGTGAAAGATTTAAAAAAAAGCGAACCAGAAGAACAATTACAATCCAAGATACTTGTCACCTTACCTGAGTTAATGGGTAAGCATGGATATCGTTGGTATGAAGTTTCCAATTATGCGAAACCTGGATTTGAATCCCGACACAACCTTAAGTATTGGACCTTTGAACCGTATCTGGGAATTGGACCAGGAGCCCACGGAATGATCGAAGGAAATCGATACGGGAATCCTAGAAACGCGAAACTCTACCAAAGAAAAACACCGTCAAATCAATATGAATTTGTCACACCAGGTTCGGAACTATCCCTCACCCTCTTTCGTTTGTTTTCTCCCTTTCGCTATTTAGAGTTCATCAAAACTTATCTAAACCCCAAGTCACAAGAACGATACATACAAACCATCCATTCGTGGGAAAAACGTGGACTTTGTTCCATCTCCAATGGAGTTTTCCAATGGAACAAACAAGCATTACTGTTGTTAGATGACCTAATCCTTGAAATCGCCGATTGA
- the leuB gene encoding 3-isopropylmalate dehydrogenase — MKKVAVLAGDGIGPEVMEVALHVVGKALGNKASEFSFEHALVGGAAIDATGFPLPDETLKLCESSNAIFFGSVGGPKWEGLPPDRQPERGALLPLRKHFDLFANLRPAIIYPELKKASPIRGDIIGDGLDILILRELTSGIYFGKPKGREGSGAEEFAYDTMRYSRREIERIARTAFEAAKKRNKKVTSIDKANVLTTSVLWREVVVELHKKEYSDCTLEHLYVDNAAMQLIVKPKQFDVMLCENMFGDILSDEASIITGSIGMLPSASLSESGFGLYEPSGGSAPDIAGKGIANPIAQILSGALMLRYSFSMEKEAVAIENAIRTVLKKGLRTRDIAEEGTTVLGTKEIGVEIEKALG; from the coding sequence ATGAAAAAAGTAGCAGTACTTGCCGGTGATGGAATCGGCCCAGAAGTAATGGAAGTGGCCCTACATGTGGTAGGGAAAGCATTAGGAAACAAAGCAAGTGAATTTAGCTTTGAACACGCGCTAGTTGGTGGGGCAGCAATTGATGCCACTGGTTTTCCATTGCCAGACGAGACTTTAAAACTATGTGAATCCTCGAATGCCATCTTTTTTGGATCCGTAGGTGGACCTAAGTGGGAAGGCCTTCCTCCCGACAGACAACCGGAACGAGGAGCTCTTCTCCCCCTACGCAAACACTTTGATTTATTTGCAAACCTTCGGCCTGCGATTATCTATCCTGAATTAAAAAAAGCAAGTCCTATCAGAGGTGATATCATTGGTGATGGACTTGACATTCTCATCTTACGGGAGTTAACTTCTGGTATCTACTTTGGAAAGCCCAAAGGTCGTGAAGGAAGTGGTGCAGAAGAATTTGCCTATGACACTATGCGCTATTCTCGAAGAGAAATTGAACGAATTGCTCGCACTGCTTTTGAAGCCGCTAAAAAACGAAATAAAAAAGTAACAAGCATTGATAAAGCAAATGTTCTCACGACTTCGGTACTCTGGAGAGAAGTGGTAGTGGAACTTCATAAAAAAGAATACTCCGATTGTACATTGGAACATTTGTATGTGGACAATGCGGCAATGCAGCTCATCGTAAAACCAAAACAATTTGATGTGATGCTTTGTGAAAATATGTTTGGAGACATTCTTTCGGATGAAGCATCAATCATCACAGGTTCTATTGGAATGTTACCGTCTGCATCTCTTTCAGAATCTGGGTTCGGACTCTATGAACCATCCGGTGGATCTGCTCCTGATATCGCAGGGAAAGGCATCGCCAACCCAATCGCTCAGATTCTTTCAGGAGCACTCATGTTACGATATTCTTTTTCCATGGAAAAGGAAGCCGTTGCCATCGAAAATGCGATCCGCACGGTTCTCAAAAAAGGTCTCAGGACTCGCGATATCGCAGAAGAAGGCACAACCGTCCTTGGAACGAAAGAAATTGGTGTTGAAATCGAAAAGGCACTCGGATAA